From the genome of Nicotiana sylvestris chromosome 2, ASM39365v2, whole genome shotgun sequence, one region includes:
- the LOC104213866 gene encoding benzaldehyde dehydrogenase, mitochondrial-like isoform X1 — MSSGKMFPTYDPRTGDVITMVAEADTEDVNRAVSAARKAFDEGPWPKMSAYERSCIMLRFADFLEKHGDELAALETWDNGKPYEQAANEEIPMLIRLFRYYAGWADKIHGLTAPADSLHHVQILHEPIGVAGQIIPWNFPLLMFAWKVGPALACGNTVVLKPAEQTPLSALYVSKLFHEVGLPPGVLNVIPGFGSAGAALASHMDVDKLAFTGSTETGQAVLSAAAKSNLKPVTLELGGKSPFIICEDADIDKAVELAHSAVFFNQGQCCCAGSRTFVHERVYDEFVEKAKARALKRVVGDPFKKGVEQGPQIDTEQFEKILKYIESGIESGATLESGGEKLGSKGFYVQPTVFSNVQDNMLIAKDEIFGPVQSLLKFKDLEEVIRRANSTHYGLAAGVFTQNIDVANTISRALRVGTVWVNCFNIFDAAIPFGGYKMSGHGREKGVYSLNNYLQVKAVVTPLKNPAWM, encoded by the exons ATGTCTTCAGGAAAGATGTTTCCTACATATGACCCTAGGACAGGGGATGTCATTACTATGGTTGCGGAGGCCGACACTGAAGATGTCAATCGTGCAGTCTCTGCTGCTCGTAAAGCATTTGATGAAGGACCATGGCCTAAAATGTCTGCTTAT GAAAGATCATGTATAATGTTGCGTTTTGCTGATTTTCTTGAGAAGCACGGTGATGAACTTGCAGCACTTGAGACTTGGGACAATGGAAAGCCTTACGAACAAGCTGCAAATGAAGAAATACCAATGCTTATACGTCTTTTCAGATACTATGCTG GTTGGGCTGATAAGATTCATGGTCTTACAGCTCCTGCTGACAGTTTGCACCATGTTCAGATCTTGCATGAGCCGATTGGTGTTGCAGGGCAGATAATACCCTGGAATTTTCCTCTATTAATGTTTGCATGGAAAGTTGGGCCCGCACTCGCTTGTGGCAATACTGTTGTACTAAAACCTGCAGAACAGACCCCACTCTCTGCCCTCTATGTGTCAAAGTTATTCCACGAG GTTGGACTTCCCCCTGGAGTCTTGAATGTCATACCTGGCTTTGGTAGTGCAGGTGCTGCTCTTGCCAGTCATATGGATGTCGATAAG CTTGCTTTTACAGGGTCCACAGAAACTGGTCAAGCAGTACTAAGTGCAGCTGCAAAGAGCAACCTAAAGCCAGTGACTTTGGAACTCGGAGGAAAATCTCCTTTCATCATTTGTGAAGATGCAGACATTGATAAAGCTGTTGAGTTGGCTCATTCTGCGGTTTTCTTTAATCAG GGACAATGTTGCTGCGCTGGATCACGGACTTTTGTACATGAAAGAGTATATGATGAATTTGTAGAGAAAGCCAAGGCCCGTGCTTTAAAACGTGTAGTTGGCGACCCTTTCAAGAAGGGAGTTGAACAAGGTCCTCAG ATTGATACCGAGCAATTTGAGAAGATCCTTAAGTACATAGAGTCTGGTATTGAAAGCGGGGCTACTCTCGAGTCTGGAGGGGAAAAATTGGGTTCCAAGGGCTTCTATGTCCAACCTACTGTCTTCTCAAATGTCCAG GACAACATGCTGATTGCCAAAGATGAGATATTTGGACCAGTGCAGTCCCTCTTGAAATTCAA GGATCTTGAAGAGGTCATTCGAAGGGCAAACTCGACACATTATGGTTTGGCGGCGGGTGTTTTTACCCAGAACATAGACGTAGCCAATACAATATCTCGAGCCCTTAGAGTAGGGACAGTGTGGGTTAACTGCTTTAACATCTTTGATGCTGCCATTCCCTTTGGTGGGTATAAGATGAGTGGACACGGAAGAGAAAAGGGAGTTTACAGCCTCAATAACTACTTGCAGGTCAAAGCTGTTGTTACCCCTCTGAAGAATCCTGCATGGATGTAG
- the LOC104213866 gene encoding benzaldehyde dehydrogenase, mitochondrial-like isoform X2 has protein sequence MFPTYDPRTGDVITMVAEADTEDVNRAVSAARKAFDEGPWPKMSAYERSCIMLRFADFLEKHGDELAALETWDNGKPYEQAANEEIPMLIRLFRYYAGWADKIHGLTAPADSLHHVQILHEPIGVAGQIIPWNFPLLMFAWKVGPALACGNTVVLKPAEQTPLSALYVSKLFHEVGLPPGVLNVIPGFGSAGAALASHMDVDKLAFTGSTETGQAVLSAAAKSNLKPVTLELGGKSPFIICEDADIDKAVELAHSAVFFNQGQCCCAGSRTFVHERVYDEFVEKAKARALKRVVGDPFKKGVEQGPQIDTEQFEKILKYIESGIESGATLESGGEKLGSKGFYVQPTVFSNVQDNMLIAKDEIFGPVQSLLKFKDLEEVIRRANSTHYGLAAGVFTQNIDVANTISRALRVGTVWVNCFNIFDAAIPFGGYKMSGHGREKGVYSLNNYLQVKAVVTPLKNPAWM, from the exons ATGTTTCCTACATATGACCCTAGGACAGGGGATGTCATTACTATGGTTGCGGAGGCCGACACTGAAGATGTCAATCGTGCAGTCTCTGCTGCTCGTAAAGCATTTGATGAAGGACCATGGCCTAAAATGTCTGCTTAT GAAAGATCATGTATAATGTTGCGTTTTGCTGATTTTCTTGAGAAGCACGGTGATGAACTTGCAGCACTTGAGACTTGGGACAATGGAAAGCCTTACGAACAAGCTGCAAATGAAGAAATACCAATGCTTATACGTCTTTTCAGATACTATGCTG GTTGGGCTGATAAGATTCATGGTCTTACAGCTCCTGCTGACAGTTTGCACCATGTTCAGATCTTGCATGAGCCGATTGGTGTTGCAGGGCAGATAATACCCTGGAATTTTCCTCTATTAATGTTTGCATGGAAAGTTGGGCCCGCACTCGCTTGTGGCAATACTGTTGTACTAAAACCTGCAGAACAGACCCCACTCTCTGCCCTCTATGTGTCAAAGTTATTCCACGAG GTTGGACTTCCCCCTGGAGTCTTGAATGTCATACCTGGCTTTGGTAGTGCAGGTGCTGCTCTTGCCAGTCATATGGATGTCGATAAG CTTGCTTTTACAGGGTCCACAGAAACTGGTCAAGCAGTACTAAGTGCAGCTGCAAAGAGCAACCTAAAGCCAGTGACTTTGGAACTCGGAGGAAAATCTCCTTTCATCATTTGTGAAGATGCAGACATTGATAAAGCTGTTGAGTTGGCTCATTCTGCGGTTTTCTTTAATCAG GGACAATGTTGCTGCGCTGGATCACGGACTTTTGTACATGAAAGAGTATATGATGAATTTGTAGAGAAAGCCAAGGCCCGTGCTTTAAAACGTGTAGTTGGCGACCCTTTCAAGAAGGGAGTTGAACAAGGTCCTCAG ATTGATACCGAGCAATTTGAGAAGATCCTTAAGTACATAGAGTCTGGTATTGAAAGCGGGGCTACTCTCGAGTCTGGAGGGGAAAAATTGGGTTCCAAGGGCTTCTATGTCCAACCTACTGTCTTCTCAAATGTCCAG GACAACATGCTGATTGCCAAAGATGAGATATTTGGACCAGTGCAGTCCCTCTTGAAATTCAA GGATCTTGAAGAGGTCATTCGAAGGGCAAACTCGACACATTATGGTTTGGCGGCGGGTGTTTTTACCCAGAACATAGACGTAGCCAATACAATATCTCGAGCCCTTAGAGTAGGGACAGTGTGGGTTAACTGCTTTAACATCTTTGATGCTGCCATTCCCTTTGGTGGGTATAAGATGAGTGGACACGGAAGAGAAAAGGGAGTTTACAGCCTCAATAACTACTTGCAGGTCAAAGCTGTTGTTACCCCTCTGAAGAATCCTGCATGGATGTAG
- the LOC138882215 gene encoding probable serine/threonine-protein kinase At1g01540, with product MNQTTLVRGQQPTNILLGQNFEAKLSDFGLSKVIDIGESYMISEVRGTFGYVNPEYETNHRVNSAGDVYSLRVVLLQIFSGRKAINMNMEQATTLDKIAKSLMREKRATEFVDPKHYGDYSTEAFQLTLELAISCIEPKQNRPFIEKVVDKLEDELAIPARANMLDG from the exons ATGAATCAAACTACATTGGTGAGGGGACAGCAG CCTACAAACATACTCCTAGGACAGAATTTTGAAGCTAAGCTTTCTGACTTCGGACTGTCCAAGGTGATAGACATTGGTGAATCCTACATGATCTCAGAAGTGAGAGGCACTTTTGGTTATGTCAATCCTGAATATGAAACGAATCATCGTGTAAATTCAGCAGGTGATGTATACAGTTTGAGAGTAGTACTACTGCAGATCTTCTCTGGGAGGAAAGCTATCAATATGAACATGGAGCAAGCAACAACATTGGACAAAATT GCGAAATCGCTGATGCGGGAAAAACGGGCAACGGAATTTGTTGATCCAAAACATTATGGAGATTACTCAACAGAGGCTTTCCAGCTCACATTGGAGTTAGCTATTTCATGCATTGAACCAAAGCAAAATAGACCCTTCATTGAGAAAGTTGTTGACAAGCTGGAAGACGAACTAGCTATACCAGCCAGGGCAAACATGTTGGATGGTTAG
- the LOC138882216 gene encoding uncharacterized mitochondrial protein AtMg00300-like, producing MENEKRVEFQQESWVMESLGCKYTGEGGVLKVSHGALVVMKARRSGTLYTLLGSTVIGVAVVSRSNKSNSDITKLWHMRLGHMNEKGLSILSKRGLLCGQSTENIELCEHCMFGKQKRVSFKSPAIHRTKFTLDYIHSDLWCPSRTPSKGGARYMLTFIDDYSRKVWVYFLKNKSDVFLTFKQWKVLIEKQTGK from the exons atggaaaatgaaaagaGGGTAGAGTTCCAACAAGAGAGCTGGGTTATGG AATCTCTTGGGTGCAAGTACACAGGTGAAGGTGGAGTTCTGAAAGTTTCTCATGGTGCTCTTGTGGTCATGAAAGCACGCAGATCTGGTACGTTGTATACATTATTGGGATCTACTGTTATAGGTGTTGCTGTAGTTTCAAGATCAAATAAATCAAATTCTGACATCACCAAATTGTGGCATATGCGATTGGGACATATGAATGAAAAAGGTCTTTCCATCCTCAGCAAAAGAGGTCTCTTGTGTGGCCAAAGTACTGAAAATATAGAGTTATGTGAACATTGTATGTTCGGAAAGCAGAAAAGAGTCAGCTTCAAATCTCCAGCGATTCATAGAACAAAATTTACTTTGGATTACATTCATTCAGATCTTTGGTGTCCTTCACGTACCCCGTCAAAAGGTGGTGCCAGGTATATGTTAActttcattgatgattattcaAGGAAAGTTTGGGTTTATTTCCTGAAAAATAAAAGTGATGTTTTCTTAACTTTCAAACAATGGAAAGTTTTGATTGAGAAGCAAACAGGAAAATAG